From the genome of Bombus pascuorum chromosome 2, iyBomPasc1.1, whole genome shotgun sequence, one region includes:
- the LOC132916811 gene encoding actin nucleation-promoting factor WASL-like isoform X1, protein MKSGTVNKHRGSTLLKTEENEQVYQLIGNRCQCLAAGVIQLYLTEPPLHKEWIKKTTGIITLIRDNPRRSFFLRLYCLQRKAMLWEHEVYNAMDYKAPLSYFHTFEAEDCMAAFNFASETDAVTLRNILLDKLNAKRQKRQQRRSKVEGETQHGATLPWRNQSNASPVAFSTGSTSNLLNGTPTTIGVNRSASSSSMYKSKKKKREKTKKRLTKDDIGPPSNFRHVTHWAWNTSSKELELDKVDPHLKMFLDIVGVSEHQFRNQDTRDFIYDFIEKNGGMNAIREDISSSIPKTNAQQQLQQLQQQQHQQQSPAAPQRQEYPPPVPARTITHQTRSAPPLPPNRINAPSTPPSVPPSAPLSAPPVHRTLPSRPPPPSLTFAPSLPPPPPPPPPPPPPPPALAPAPAPAPAPAPAPAPAPAPAPAPAPAPRSRSNLTTPVPPPPPLPSTDDGTVNASAINNNNTTSNDNNNGDIADLRSTLMESIRSGTTLRKIDKSEVKQSPPPPDTRNALLEEIRRQEFVLRPVSNEVKNERSKPAFQGGLASALSRALAERSSAIHSESDDSTSETSDDDDDWDD, encoded by the exons ATGAAGTCTGGCACTGTGAACAAACATAGAGGTTCTACGCTTTTAAAAACGGAAGAAAACGAACAAGTCTATCAATTGATAGGAAATCGGTGTCAg TGTTTAGCAGCTGGagttattcaattatatttgacTGAACCACCTTTACACAAAGAATGGATAAAGAAAACTACAGGTATTATAACATTGATAAGGGATAACCCTAGACGTagctttttccttcgtttataTTGCTTACAAAGGAAAGCAATGTTATGGGAGCATGAAGTATATAATGCAATGGACTATAAAGCACCCTTGAGTTACTTCCATACATTTGAAGCAGAGGACTGTATGGCTGCTTTTAATTTTGCAAGTGAAACAGATGCTGTTACATTAAG AAACATTCTTCTTGATAAGTTGAATGCAAAACGTCAAAAAAGGCAACAAAGACGTTCTAAGGTAGAAGGAGAAACTCAGCATGGTGCAACATTGCCATGGAGAAATCAAAGCAACGCATCACCTGTTGCATTTAGTACAGGATCAActtctaatttattaaatggaACCCCAACTACAATTGGTGTCAATAGGAGTGCTTCTAGTAGTTCTATgtacaaaagtaaaaagaaaaaacgagagaaaacCAAGAAAAGGTTAACAAAAGATGACATTGGTCCTCCATCCAATTTTAG acaCGTTACACACTGGGCATGGAATACTAGTAGCAAAGAATTGGAATTGGACAAAGTCGATCcacatttaaaaatgtttcttgaTATAGTTGGTGTATCGGAACATCAATTCAGAAATCAAGATACGCGTGattttatttacgattttattgaaaaaaatggtGGGATGAATGCCATTAGAGAAGATATATCTTCATCTATCCCAAAAACTAATGCACAACAACAATTACAACAAttgcaacaacaacaacatcaGCAACAATCTCCAGCAGCGCCTCAAAGACAGGAATATCCCCCTCCAGTTCCAGCAAGAACAATAACA CATCAAACACGAAGTGCTCCACCACTACCTCCAAATCGAATTAACGCACCTTCGACACCGCCAAGTGTACCACCTAGTGCACCACTTAGTGCACCACCAGTTCATAGAACATTACCATCTCGACCGCCACCACCTTCTTTAACTTTCGCACCATCATTACCACCACCTCCACCTCcgcctcctcctcctccacctcctccACCAGCTCTAGCTCCAGCTCCAGCTCCAGCTCCAGCTCCAGCTCCAGCTCCAGCTCCAGCTCCAGCTCCAGCTCCAGCTCCAGCTCCAGCTCCACGTTCTAGAAGTAATTTAACTACACCTGTTCCACCTCCTCCACCATTACCAAGTACTGATGATGGAACAGTCAATGCAAGTgctatcaataataataatactactAGTAATGACAATAATAACGGAGATATCGCTGATCTAAGGTCAACGCTTATGGAATCCATAAGGAGTGGTACTACACTTCGA aaaattgataaatctGAAGTAAAACAAAGTCCCCCTCCTCCGGATACAAGGAATGCTTTGTTAGAAGAAATTCGTCGTCAAGAATTTGTGTTAAGGCCCGTTTCGAATGAAGTAAAAAATGAACGAAGTAAACCAGCGTTTCAAGGAGGATTAGCTAGTGCTTTATCAAGAGCTCTTGCCGAGCGATCAAGTGCAATCCATAGTGAAAGTGATGATTCGACTAGTGAAACcagtgatgatgatgatgactGGGATGATTAA
- the LOC132916811 gene encoding actin nucleation-promoting factor WASL-like isoform X2 encodes MKSGTVNKHRGSTLLKTEENEQVYQLIGNRCQCLAAGVIQLYLTEPPLHKEWIKKTTGIITLIRDNPRRSFFLRLYCLQRKAMLWEHEVYNAMDYKAPLSYFHTFEAEDCMAAFNFASETDAVTLRNILLDKLNAKRQKRQQRRSKVEGETQHGATLPWRNQSNASPVAFSTGSTSNLLNGTPTTIGVNRSASSSSMYKSKKKKREKTKKRLTKDDIGPPSNFRHVTHWAWNTSSKELELDKVDPHLKMFLDIVGVSEHQFRNQDTRDFIYDFIEKNGGMNAIREDISSSIPKTNAQQQLQQLQQQQHQQQSPAAPQRQEYPPPVPARTITHQTRSAPPLPPNRINAPSTPPSVPPSAPLSAPPVHRTLPSRPPPPSLTFAPSLPPPPPPPPPPPPPPPALAPAPAPAPAPAPAPGSRSNLTTPVPPPPPLPSTDDGTVNASAINNNNTTSNDNNNGDIADLRSTLMESIRSGTTLRKIDKSEVKQSPPPPDTRNALLEEIRRQEFVLRPVSNEVKNERSKPAFQGGLASALSRALAERSSAIHSESDDSTSETSDDDDDWDD; translated from the exons ATGAAGTCTGGCACTGTGAACAAACATAGAGGTTCTACGCTTTTAAAAACGGAAGAAAACGAACAAGTCTATCAATTGATAGGAAATCGGTGTCAg TGTTTAGCAGCTGGagttattcaattatatttgacTGAACCACCTTTACACAAAGAATGGATAAAGAAAACTACAGGTATTATAACATTGATAAGGGATAACCCTAGACGTagctttttccttcgtttataTTGCTTACAAAGGAAAGCAATGTTATGGGAGCATGAAGTATATAATGCAATGGACTATAAAGCACCCTTGAGTTACTTCCATACATTTGAAGCAGAGGACTGTATGGCTGCTTTTAATTTTGCAAGTGAAACAGATGCTGTTACATTAAG AAACATTCTTCTTGATAAGTTGAATGCAAAACGTCAAAAAAGGCAACAAAGACGTTCTAAGGTAGAAGGAGAAACTCAGCATGGTGCAACATTGCCATGGAGAAATCAAAGCAACGCATCACCTGTTGCATTTAGTACAGGATCAActtctaatttattaaatggaACCCCAACTACAATTGGTGTCAATAGGAGTGCTTCTAGTAGTTCTATgtacaaaagtaaaaagaaaaaacgagagaaaacCAAGAAAAGGTTAACAAAAGATGACATTGGTCCTCCATCCAATTTTAG acaCGTTACACACTGGGCATGGAATACTAGTAGCAAAGAATTGGAATTGGACAAAGTCGATCcacatttaaaaatgtttcttgaTATAGTTGGTGTATCGGAACATCAATTCAGAAATCAAGATACGCGTGattttatttacgattttattgaaaaaaatggtGGGATGAATGCCATTAGAGAAGATATATCTTCATCTATCCCAAAAACTAATGCACAACAACAATTACAACAAttgcaacaacaacaacatcaGCAACAATCTCCAGCAGCGCCTCAAAGACAGGAATATCCCCCTCCAGTTCCAGCAAGAACAATAACA CATCAAACACGAAGTGCTCCACCACTACCTCCAAATCGAATTAACGCACCTTCGACACCGCCAAGTGTACCACCTAGTGCACCACTTAGTGCACCACCAGTTCATAGAACATTACCATCTCGACCGCCACCACCTTCTTTAACTTTCGCACCATCATTACCACCACCTCCACCTCcgcctcctcctcctccacctcctccACCAGCTCTAGCTCCAGCTCCAGCTCCAGCTCCAGCTCCAGCTCCAGCTCCAG GTTCTAGAAGTAATTTAACTACACCTGTTCCACCTCCTCCACCATTACCAAGTACTGATGATGGAACAGTCAATGCAAGTgctatcaataataataatactactAGTAATGACAATAATAACGGAGATATCGCTGATCTAAGGTCAACGCTTATGGAATCCATAAGGAGTGGTACTACACTTCGA aaaattgataaatctGAAGTAAAACAAAGTCCCCCTCCTCCGGATACAAGGAATGCTTTGTTAGAAGAAATTCGTCGTCAAGAATTTGTGTTAAGGCCCGTTTCGAATGAAGTAAAAAATGAACGAAGTAAACCAGCGTTTCAAGGAGGATTAGCTAGTGCTTTATCAAGAGCTCTTGCCGAGCGATCAAGTGCAATCCATAGTGAAAGTGATGATTCGACTAGTGAAACcagtgatgatgatgatgactGGGATGATTAA
- the LOC132916823 gene encoding ninjurin-A-like: MDKEKGNKLEAVEEVVVKDVISVDTTDKKSQAYKQSNTYAAKKTVAQGMMDVALITANANQLRYLIEYQRESPTFFLILSLIIISLFLQVAVGVSLIFKGRFDIKGQSKSQQARKINNYVVIGVFLITIINVFIAAFSISVPVPTTLPLLKNDN, from the exons atggataaagagaaaggaaataaattgGAGGCGGTGGAAGAAGTGGTAGTGAAGGATGTTATCTCCGTCGACACGACGGACAAAAAATCTCAAGCATACAAACAGTCAAATACATATGCCGCGAAAAAGACTGTAGCACAAGGTATGATGGATGTTGCCCTAATTACCGCCAATGCAAATCAATTAAGATACCTGATTGAATATCAACGAGAGAGCCCCACATTTTTTCTGATACTGAGTTTAATCATTATCAGTCTCTTTCTTCAG GTGGCCGTAGGCGTCAGTTTGATTTTCAAAGGTCGATTTGACATAAAAGGACAATCGAAATCGCAACAGGcacgaaaaattaataattacgtgGTAATTGGAGTTTTTCTAATAACTATTATCAACGTATTTATTGCCGCGTTTAGTATATCTGTTCCTGTTCCTACCACATTACCGctgttaaaaaatgataattaa